The proteins below come from a single uncultured Dethiosulfovibrio sp. genomic window:
- a CDS encoding ParB/RepB/Spo0J family partition protein: MSHRRLAEIEISRIRTNPYQPRKYFDLDQIRDLADSIAQVGLIQPITVRPSGEFFELVAGERRLRACQELELETITAVVVEVESSEQQLMALVENIHREGLSSVEEAIGLKDILENTGWGQSELARRLGRSQASVANKLRLLKLEEPVQKMIMEGLLGERAARALVGLPPALQIGAAKRILDQDLTAREAEALVSQLKEGKPLDPKPVVDVPPTEEESVEREIDEPINQEEKRKRASGPSLSGPEGPTGDLLQLISSLVESQRKKGVPVIWKVKELAQSELVVEIVVDLKEKMIEAKEDMEGEHVE, translated from the coding sequence GTGAGTCATCGGAGACTGGCGGAGATAGAGATATCCCGTATACGCACAAATCCCTACCAGCCCAGAAAGTACTTTGATCTGGACCAGATCAGGGACCTGGCGGACTCTATCGCCCAGGTCGGCCTTATTCAGCCTATAACCGTAAGGCCCAGTGGCGAATTTTTCGAGCTTGTTGCCGGAGAGAGGCGACTCAGGGCCTGTCAGGAGCTTGAGCTTGAGACCATCACCGCAGTTGTGGTGGAGGTCGAGTCGTCAGAACAGCAGCTTATGGCCCTGGTGGAGAATATCCACCGTGAGGGACTTTCCTCTGTAGAGGAAGCTATAGGGCTTAAGGATATCCTCGAGAACACCGGTTGGGGACAGTCAGAACTGGCCAGAAGGCTCGGTCGTTCACAGGCTTCGGTGGCGAACAAGCTTCGGCTCCTCAAGCTGGAGGAACCTGTTCAGAAAATGATAATGGAAGGTCTGCTAGGGGAGAGGGCCGCCCGTGCTCTGGTCGGCCTCCCCCCTGCCCTCCAGATAGGTGCGGCCAAGAGGATCCTGGACCAGGATCTCACAGCCAGAGAGGCGGAGGCCCTGGTATCCCAGCTGAAAGAGGGGAAACCACTGGACCCTAAACCTGTTGTCGATGTCCCCCCTACGGAGGAGGAGTCTGTCGAAAGGGAGATAGACGAGCCGATCAATCAGGAGGAAAAGAGAAAGAGAGCCTCCGGCCCCTCCCTGTCCGGCCCTGAAGGTCCTACAGGGGACCTGCTCCAGCTCATATCCTCTTTGGTCGAATCTCAGAGAAAAAAAGGGGTTCCGGTGATCTGGAAGGTCAAAGAGCTTGCCCAGAGCGAGCTGGTAGTGGAGATAGTGGTCGACCTCAAGGAAAAAATGATAGAGGCAAAGGAAGATATGGAAGGTGAACACGTTGAGTGA
- the dnaB gene encoding replicative DNA helicase: MSGQAFDRLPPRNLDAERAVVGSCLMDRDVLIQVTEILSPDDFYDLNYRTAFEILTEMSHDDRPVDSLTFLEELSRKGLSEKLGGQAFVVTVMDSVPTTANADYHARIVRDKAILRRLIAAGSAIVRMGYSEDRDIEELLEDAERSIFEVSRQRNEVNFKRVSEVIGPAFRQIEEQFHRSEQTVTGVMTGFDDLDRLTGGFQPGSLNILAARPSMGKTALALNLARNVAVKSNLPVLIFSLEMGADQLVQRMLGSEARVNIQDLRTGNFAKEDWEKLTAAAGRLTKAPIYIDDSSVLTTTEMRARCRRFKARYNALGMIVVDYLQLMSMARRIESKQQEVSEISRGLKAIARELEVPVLSLSQLSRAVESRTDKRPQLSDLRDSGAIEQDADLVALLYRESYYEKDVAPDQQDDSAVLDIAKHRNGPTGVVHLMFLRQHTRFESKSSVDRF; the protein is encoded by the coding sequence GTGAGTGGTCAGGCCTTCGATCGCCTTCCCCCTAGAAACCTGGACGCAGAGAGGGCGGTGGTAGGCTCTTGTCTGATGGACAGAGACGTACTGATTCAGGTGACCGAGATCCTCTCTCCCGATGATTTCTACGACCTGAACTACCGCACCGCTTTTGAAATTCTCACCGAAATGTCCCACGACGATCGTCCGGTGGACTCTCTAACCTTTCTGGAGGAGCTCTCCAGAAAAGGCCTATCGGAAAAACTCGGTGGTCAGGCTTTCGTCGTAACCGTCATGGACAGCGTTCCGACCACCGCCAACGCCGACTATCACGCCAGAATCGTCAGGGATAAAGCGATCCTCAGGAGATTGATAGCCGCCGGAAGCGCCATAGTCCGTATGGGGTACTCGGAGGATCGTGATATAGAGGAGCTTCTTGAGGACGCAGAGAGATCCATCTTCGAGGTCTCCAGACAGAGAAACGAGGTCAACTTCAAGAGGGTCTCGGAGGTCATCGGTCCCGCTTTCCGTCAGATAGAGGAACAGTTTCATCGTTCCGAGCAGACCGTAACAGGGGTCATGACGGGCTTTGACGATCTCGATCGGCTGACAGGAGGCTTTCAACCCGGAAGCCTCAACATCCTTGCCGCCAGACCTTCTATGGGAAAGACCGCTTTGGCCCTCAATCTGGCCAGAAACGTCGCTGTCAAGTCCAATCTTCCTGTGTTAATATTCAGCCTTGAGATGGGGGCGGACCAGCTTGTCCAGCGTATGTTGGGCTCGGAAGCTAGGGTCAACATACAGGACCTCAGGACGGGCAACTTCGCCAAAGAGGACTGGGAGAAACTCACCGCCGCCGCCGGTCGTCTCACCAAAGCACCTATATATATAGACGACAGCTCCGTGCTTACCACCACCGAGATGAGGGCCAGATGCCGGAGATTTAAAGCCAGATATAACGCTTTAGGCATGATAGTGGTAGACTATCTCCAGTTGATGAGTATGGCCCGTCGAATCGAGAGCAAACAGCAGGAGGTCTCGGAGATATCCAGAGGCCTTAAGGCCATCGCCAGAGAGCTGGAGGTGCCGGTCCTCTCCCTATCCCAGCTCTCCAGAGCGGTCGAGAGCAGGACCGACAAACGGCCTCAGCTTTCGGATCTCCGGGATAGCGGCGCTATAGAGCAGGACGCCGACCTGGTGGCCCTTCTCTACAGGGAGTCTTACTACGAAAAAGACGTCGCCCCGGATCAGCAGGACGATAGTGCCGTTTTGGATATAGCCAAACACCGTAACGGACCTACCGGAGTTGTCCACCTGATGTTCTTAAGACAGCATACCCGGTTCGAGAGCAAAAGCTCTGTGGACCGCTTTTAG